The following is a genomic window from Halobacterium sp. R2-5.
TCACGACGTCGCGCACGCGCTGGCGGCCCGGGCCGGCGCGACGCTGTACGCCATCTACGTGCTGCAGGCGGTGACCGCGCTCGCGACCACCGTCATCGCCTTGCCCGTGTTCCTCGTGCTCGGCGTCCCCTACCCCGCCACGCTCGCCGCGCTCGCGGGCATCCTCCAGTTCGTCCCCATCGTCGGGCCGTCGCTGGTCGTCGGCGCCGTCGCCGTCTACTGGGCGAGCATCGGGGACGTCACCGGCGCGATTCTCGTGGTGGTCGTCGCCGGCGTGCTGGTCGCGTGGCTACCGGACGTGCTCGTCCGCCCGCGGCTCTCCCGGCGGACCGCCGACCTCCCCGGGAGTCTCTACTTCGTCGGGTTCACCGGCGGTCTGCTCACGGTCGGTCCCATCGGCATCATCGCGGGGCCGCTCATCGTCGCGCTCGTCGTGGAGGCGGCGAGCCTGCTGGCCGACGAGCACCGCGGCGACCAGACGTCGCTGCTGCCCGAGGACTGGTCGTGACTACGCCAGCGGGTGGCCCCGCTCCGTCCAGTCGGTGAGACTCCCCTCGTAGAACGCGACGTCCGGGAAGCCGAGCCACCGCAGCACGACGAACGTGTGGCTGATGCGCCGGGCCGTGTTGCAGTAAAGCACTACTCGCTCGTCGGGCGTGACGCCGCGGTCGGCGAGCAGTTCCTCGACGTCCTCGCGGGGCTTCAGCCCGCGGGTCTCGTCGTCGACGACCTCCTTCCAGTCGAGGTTCACCGCGCACGGGATGTGCCCCTCCTCGAACTCCCGCGGCTCGCGGGTGTCCACGACGACGGCGTCGGGGTCGTCGCGCGCCGCGAGCACGTCGTCGGCGTCCACGAACACGTCCTCCCGCGGCTCGCCGGGCTCGTAGTCGGTCGGCGTCACGTCGGGCGCTTCGCCGGTGGTTTCGTGCTCGCGCAGCCACGCGCTGTAGTCGCCGTCCAGCAGCCGCAGGTCGTCGTGGCCGTAGTACAGCGCGGTGACGAGGAAGCGCGCCGCGAACACACCGTGCGTGTCGTCGTACGCGACGACGGTGTCGCCGCGCTCGACGCCCGCCTCGCCCAGCAACTCCGCCCACTCGTCCGGTTCGGGCATCATCCCCTCCGGGCCGCCTTCCGACCGGAACTCGTCGAAGGGCACGTTCACCGCGCCCGGGAGGTGCCCGATGCCGTCGTACTCCCACGCGTCGCGGACGTCCACGAGGGCGACGTCGTCGAGATGTTCGGCGAGCCAGTCCGCGGACGCGACCCATTCCTCGCTCATGGTCGCGTCGAGGGCTTCGCCCGCCTTAGCCTCCCGGACGTCGCCGTCGCTCCGAGACACCGGCAATTCGTGCCCGTAATCTGCGCGACCGGTGGTTCGCCCGCGCCGGTCGCGGCGAGGTTCGCCGGTACGCTCGACGGGCGGGGGAACCTGCCGGCGTGGCCGGTAGTTATGGGGACGTGTACGCTAACGTAGAGTATGGCAGAATACGCCAAAGACGTACTCGTCACCGCGGACTGGGTCGAGGAGCGCCTCGACCAGTTCGAGAGTGACGACCCCGAGCACCGACTCGTCGAAGTAGACGTCGACACGGAGGCGTACGACGACGAACACGCCCCCGGCGCCATCGGCTTCAAC
Proteins encoded in this region:
- a CDS encoding sulfurtransferase, whose product is MSEEWVASADWLAEHLDDVALVDVRDAWEYDGIGHLPGAVNVPFDEFRSEGGPEGMMPEPDEWAELLGEAGVERGDTVVAYDDTHGVFAARFLVTALYYGHDDLRLLDGDYSAWLREHETTGEAPDVTPTDYEPGEPREDVFVDADDVLAARDDPDAVVVDTREPREFEEGHIPCAVNLDWKEVVDDETRGLKPREDVEELLADRGVTPDERVVLYCNTARRISHTFVVLRWLGFPDVAFYEGSLTDWTERGHPLA
- a CDS encoding AI-2E family transporter → MPHSRTTVLAALFAALLVVAALLLGAVFGTVFFAVTVAYLLVPLHRRVERVGLPPWWASAATATLASLAVFVPLAAGLSVLTDRASGLADVLAGIPETVTLAFYGYTYPVEVGTVTDAALALVRDVAVDTAVALPELALKLTLFGMLLFGLLLAHEDAERALLATIPASYHDVAHALAARAGATLYAIYVLQAVTALATTVIALPVFLVLGVPYPATLAALAGILQFVPIVGPSLVVGAVAVYWASIGDVTGAILVVVVAGVLVAWLPDVLVRPRLSRRTADLPGSLYFVGFTGGLLTVGPIGIIAGPLIVALVVEAASLLADEHRGDQTSLLPEDWS